ggcgGCGctcactaaaataattaaaaagaaacaGTAGGTTCCTGATTATTTCAAAATGGTGTCGATAGACACCTACATGTCCTTGCCAATTGATAACGAGGAGAAAGAGCCAGCGATCGGAAATGACGAAATACATAAATTTTAACATGTCCCCATACATTAGAGAGTAATTCTCCGATAATATGCAACTGTCTCAAGGGAACAGCTATTGTCGTCATTGCTGAATGCTGATGCGGGCAATGACACAGGGCTGATACAATCGAGCGACCCTGTGTAATGAAATTCGGTAAGTTGTATTACAAATAACATTTCGTAGCCACCATTTTATTACTGTGCTGTTGTGGAGTGGCACTATCTTTTAAAGAATGACTAACATGTTGTTTCTGTCCCAACAGAAACCCCTGAATCGTGTGTGTGCTGCTCAATGCCTCTGCATGCACTGTCCTGCGCATGAAGGGCCCGCGTGACTCTACACCATTACATTACTCTAGTACTacatatgtattttaaaaactgtaaacccttgaaaaggaggctgacaatagtgactgagtttcttgcgctgctacttctcagcactggtccatgtatggtcccgaagcagtggtagagtttatactgggacgtgtaaagtgctttttgaaagccttttgcaaaaataaatgacctgataaaggtagcaggaaggcgctggatgcaggccgccaccaaccgtgcgatgtggaagtcattgggggaggcctatgttcagcagttgacgtcctatggctgaaatgatgatgatgaaaaataaatgagttttactctGTACTTAATTGAATAATTTTACTGGTCCTGTGTGTCTACAACCAAATAAATGATATTACCTTTCCTTCATCtcatttatctttatcttttatCACTATTAGCCAATCCAACACTGGGCAAAATCATGCCTTgttcgaaattaaaataaaaaactttaataCAACCCTAGAAGCACAATGTCAAGGATTTCCCGGAGATATTTTTTTAGAAACCATGATGGAgtagttaatttaattaagcACATTATCAAGTACCTACTTCAGTAACCTTATGCAAATAAGTAAGTGGATATGTACTGGTTTCTGTGAATATTTAGTTTACATAGAAAGGAATATTacacaaaaacacaaaaatcaGTTCCTTTAGGAATTCCCGTCCCGGTTACTAATGATTTTAGTTTAGTAatttctaataaatatttatttgagtaaaaaatttattttctgaCAAACTTAAATGAAAGCATTTTCCTCAAAGAGGTCAAGATCAGCAATTATAAGTATTTTAATCGCTTAATTACACAATTGAATAGCTATAATTAACAAAGTTTGAGAGTTAATATTCCAAATAGGTACGATACCaaacaaattaatgtaatatATTTTGGACAATCGTTATTTTGACTCCTAAACCaaaatcaaatacaaaaatattttttttaatcctcTAACGCGTTGGTGTCTTTGATATGGGGCATTAACTTTggtcaaaattaaaaacaaaaataaattacagaaTATATTTTATTCCAGTATTAAACCTTACAAATAAACAATCTTAACTTTACCTTTAGCATAATATATGCATTAAAATGAATATATTAACGTCAGAATCCAAAATtctgaataataaaatatggagtcgttattattttgaaaaatactaattttttaggtattttattCTGACACCTTTTGCACTCGTATTCAAAACATACCTTCGTCAATGTTACcttattaatgttatatttactttttaataacTTATCGTCCATAAACCAAACCGAATCTCAAATGGGCAGGGTCGATTATTGCACTAAATCGCCTTTGAAACCACGAATTATACCCATTATGAAACTTTTTGTTATAAACCACAACCTCCATAGGCGAGTCTTGTTTTTTGTATTGTTACTGACGAGTTCTTCGTATTAGAACGACGCTCAAAATTCAATTCGATGAGGCTTTCGATaagttacattttaatattcagACAAATCACGGGATAAAACAAGATTTAGATTGAAATAAGTTTAGAGCGTCAGTTATCGTCGTAACACGGAACCTATAGTGAATATCATGCCTTGGGAAGagcaacccaccaccacccatggttcttcctgcctcacggcgtacgaaccgaatctcgggagagcgcgcgggtacttgctctgggctcttttccccgggcgctttgcttgactccctacaaatttctctgatccatgtcccttctcatagtcaattctcccccttctggggcttgacaccacaaatacggtacttcgcgtcgggctgctatcgttgataaatgtTATCACTTCGCCTGATTGTGTGCCAGGAGTGCGCGAACTCGCCTTGGGAAGAGCAGCAAAGGTTCACAATTACATACGGGGCTGGACATCAGTTGACTAGActataagcctaggcgcagaccaccgacttttagtcggccgatagttgagccAGATTCAATTTGTATCAATCAATCATCGTCgcccgtttggtgtagtggtccAGGACaaactactatgccgagaggtcccgggttcgattcccggccgggcagaaattgaaatgatgaattttcatttctgtgacgggtctgggtgttttctatgtataatcacagaataataataagtactacgtacagaagttttacttcgcgaaggtatttaaaaaaaattatgctcaatgtcattaacaatatggggtaatttagcttgtctcaagagtcaagcaccattttgttgacaaacgtcactGATCGGTAtggatcggtactgcgccgaagctatagggctgacttcggtaaaatgatgtgacgtgaggtgccaaattgcagaaaatggcggaggaaatacatgatttagcatgaattatcatgaataatattaactacttatttacctctcagtgtcttcaggcaacttaaaaaagtacattctgtgtttttattattatttaggcagttaaatactgcacagtatttaagTAGTACAccattatctttattttttccatcatacacaagaatacgcgtgcgtaagtcaatgttcgctcgtatgtgagaccttgtcgaatagtactcctgtagggggctatcgtgcgtgttttgttttcgatgtaaacttgcggagatgaacaggcctggtataataagtatgtatttacaaaaaaaaagtatttaagtatgtttatatccgttgtctagtacccatagtacaagctttgctcagtttgggacCAGCGCgatagcggcgcagtgtaaaaatgtccaaggatattttatttaatcggtgtaatgtgcgcactttcatacatctccatactgattaacagcccgacccaactatcggccaactaaaagtcggtggtctgcgcctagaatAAAAAGAGTTTCTTAagtaatatgccaatttaagtagTAATTATTAGCGCACTAACAGAGGCCTATACTTCCATCATGGTGGCTGATGGCTactatttttttacattataattatCTTCGTTATGTATCTTTAATTGCAGTGCACACCGGTTGGTTGTCGTAGCCGAGTTTCCGCAGGTCCTTGGAAACCATTGAGAGAGCCACGACCACACTGCCATAGGATTCTGTGCGCAGCACTGGAACAAATAGAAACCGTTAAAAAACAAGAATTTTGAAAccataaatcaaattaaattaaacaaaaaaaagaatatttggaGGAAAAAGTAGTTAGAAAACCGGCCaacctggaaatcattgggaggcGAGGAGGTCTGCCTATTTTTAGCAGCAGCCGTCCTATGGCGCTGAAATTACGATGACAATGataatgaaataatgatgatgatagtttgaaaaacatttttatcgACCCGATCGGGCATCGAACCCGGACTTTCGCCATAGTGTCGTCGAACTATTGTAAtttacatttcaattaaaatattttggcaaTAAAGATCTATatgtcaataaaaaataaggtttACGGTATCTAataattacgcccgtattcacaaacgttaatatgaggtctcacagtgtggacgcacagagtgacacacgaactaattacagagctctattcaacgctgtgcgttcgatttgctgcttcacttaatcaagcatcgtttgtgaatacggttgtTATTCTGGATTCGTAAAAAATACGGagaaataagtttcgtgcaaacATTGTTGGGTTTACCACGTAAATGCGTAAGACTGCTATCTAGACCAAAAGCCGACCTAGAACTGGGCATTGACACGTTTAGGAGCAATTACGAGCACGCCACCATCTTCATTCATTTCACCGTGATTCATAACTGCTATTGATAACTTATCGACTAGTCTAATTTATGCGACGCAACTAAGTAGTTCACGCGTTATGCAAAGTAGTAAGCggattataataataactagtTCCAATTGGATTGAAATTAATCTTCAATACGATGGTTATTAAGTTGCAAAAGTATTTATTGTGATTGGcaacaaaaaatatacctacactGGTTTCTAGCACAGCAGGATCCCTATCTAAATAATTAGTGTTTATATTGTGACCTTCATTCATGTTTTTTACTTAGTCTTTACTTGAAATAATGTAGCTACAATTAAGTTGTTTGTAGTGGCTTCATAAGCACCAACTTATTTTTACATCTCTCTATGAAAATCTAATGCGTTAGCGTTACTAaataagtacattttttttaaacttagtgCATCTATCTAAGATAATTGAAAATGTTTTGATAACCTTGCAAAGCAACTTTTACTAAAGAAACATTTTAAGAGCTAGacgaaacatttttcatttcaaaaaataaagtttgcAAGAAGCATTATTATTAGGAATTAGACATGGATTTtctgtaaggcccagaacagacggtgaaacgcaactgcaacgaaactgcaaatttctgatgattctgatgaatgaaactgaaactgaaagtttcaaactggtcgcgtcatgtgtggtctctcaacggacgctatggcagaaacttagtataaccacagaataataataagtagtataactcaaaagtaactagcagttgcagtttcgttgcagttgcgtttcaccgtctgttctgggcctaagtcttACAATAGTTCTCCTTTCCTCCCGCCAACATCTTCGGGTCAGTCAGCTCAGGGCGCCGCCCCGTCATCCACGATAGCCACTCGCCCAACACAGTGGCGGCGCGCGGGCGAAGCAGTGGCGCTGTGGTAGCCCTGGCGCCGGCGGTCGGTGGCATCAGGACCAAAGCGTACCCGTGGAGGGAGTCCCCGCTAATCGCGTTCTGCGCCCTAACTGTGATGACTAGCTGTGGCCCTGGGTAATAAAAATTATAGGGAAATGCGCGTCATATTCTGCAGTTGCGTATTAAAAATTCGCGCATAGAATCGAAATTTAACTAAGTAGGTCATAGTCATTTATTCATTCAGGTCCTGTTTGTGCAAATCTTATCAAAGTTGTTAAAGATTTTCAGGCCAAACACAAAACGTAAGATTCAAATAAGATCACACAGTTATCAAGAGGGTAATGAGGATAAATTGACTTGGAATGACGAATGACTCATACAAAACCACTCACAACCAAATACATTCGTGCTGCTGAAGACTAATTCAATCGGCATGTTGAAGACTACCTTCTCAGGATCGCTTCCAGGGCAAGCCATCTGACTTGTTCCACTAGCCAGCCCCGAAACCGGGTCCCAATCGGGTCCCCAAACCACTTCATAATGCACGTACAATTGCTCGTCAAAAACTCCCGCCGGGAATACAACGTATTCTATCTGACCACTGAATGACACAAGAAACTTTGTAATACCATTCTCTTTCATTGAATCAGTGAAACTTTTACTTTTCAACTTGTTCGTAAACTGCTGGAAATTacacaacaaaaacaaaacaaacgttGCCATGGTTACAAAATGTTGCCATttttcaaaaacctttttttcaaAACCGGAACTCGTACTGAAAATAAATCACTCGTTGGTAAAATTGGTAAACAGTTGCAGGAGAattccaattttttttagaattttatttactttatttactagattttttaaatgttattatttttccgGTTTTTACTTTCCATAGACAAATTAAAACGTACCTACTTCCGTTATGCTGTTTTACCGACCCGCTTCCAAAAAATGTCACAAGATGGCACTGCATGTGCTTTCAAAAATCCCCATCGGCCACCATTGTTGaaggcgattttattcaatactttgacgaatttttgattttttgtgaTACTTTACGACGAAAtataacattttaattataaaggTATGGTGCGCATCATCTAACAAGACGTTACCAAGAGATTATCGACTCCAAAAGTGATTATTTTCGAAACGTAGATGCGTTCAAAATGTCACGCGAAGTGAGCATCAGATTCGAGAACACCTTACCATGCACGAAATAAATCTAGATTTCTTTGAAATAAGTGGTCATACATTGTGAGAGAGTGGAGTTCTCTGTGTGAACTATTCATGGGATGCAGTGGTTATCAGAAAATTTAATGTGCGCACATGAAAACGTTTCGGAAGTTTCTGTACACGTCGTAAGGGAGCGCAGTTACGCGGGCGAAGGCTTCAAAGTTGCCGGCATCATTATGGTGGACTGAGAGAGTGTTTGTTGTCTGATTAGTGTTGAGTACGTGTTGTAAACAGTGCCGCGAGGAGCCGCGCACGATGTCCGGCGGGTCGCAGCACAACCCGAACGGCCGACAGTCGCAGTTGGGCCCCGGTTGGAGCCCTCTGCAGGTGGTGCATATTATTCCATTCTCATTCACGCTTTACTTACTCTATTTGCCAACAACCTAGCTTATAGACAAGTTCAGTGCTAAATAACAATGCTTGCATGAAAATAGTATAGTCCAGATGTTAAAATGTAGTTTAGGCACACAAACATTTCTTTGTGCACATTTTGCCAGTTGCACCTTTGTATGTGTGTGTGATGCAAGCAAATCAGCTGTTTGCACTGACAAGTAATCAAAGTGTAACAACACAGTTGCATAGTTTTCATGTTCAGATTAGAAaattaaaagttataaataGCATACAAATCAGAAATAACTGAAGATTTATGTTTTACATTGAACCAAAGTGTAAGTCAGTGGAGCTTCAAGGTTGTTTATCTATGATGACATGAATTGTTTTTGTTCTGAGTTTTAGCTAAACTAGGGTTAATAAATAGGCAtagcaaaaatattaattgagCAATATAATTGTTTGTGAAATGTACCTAATTAGTGAAACCCACTTATATGAGAGATAAGATTATTATTCCCACTAAAATGAGTATTATTGGCTATATAAAGTCATGATAACATAATGGAGTTGATTTGTGGAAAAGTACCACCTCAAGGTTTCATAATTTAAAACATCGGAAAAAAATACACATTGGTATGCATGACTGTATTGTCAgccttttgtgaaaaaataattttaagtttcaTTGTGCATGTTTTGTGTTGTGCATgtaatttatacagggtgttaggtaaatgggtatatgagccgacactagcccatgttaacatgtgcatataaatggtatggtgaagtcagaaaattgatatcttcattttaattattttaattttcatataaatcggattttataaaatttattttgtatgaaaataaaaaaaataaaatgatgatatcaaatttctgacttcaccataccatttatatgcccatgttaacatgggctagtgtcggctcatatacccatttacctaacaccctgtataaggctTGGTTGCATCACCTTATCTTAACTTaaacaaatgtcaaaagtctgtcaaacttcctacaaaaaacaccagctatatggttaaagtaaggtggtgaaactcagccttaatgtagcAATTTTATCATTAGATTAGGTTAAATTGACATCATAGCAGGTATAAATACCAATAATTTAGATACTATGCATATATTTTTCCTTAAAAACATATTAAGTTCCAGTAAAAGCAAACTATGACTAAATACTATGATAATTTATGTGCAATTGCAACTTGTTCTGAATGCATAAATTATGAACATGCACTTACGTTTGTTTCTCTTTTAAAATGTGTTCGGTAACTTTCCTGGAAAGTGATTATACTTACATAGTCATACAATAAACTATTTgtttcaagttctttattttccGTCTTGAGGAAaaactttaaacaaaataaaaaagtttttcaattaaaagCGGAAATTAATTTCAGTTGTAAAAAATATGAACACAAACAAGCATATTgtatacaaattaatgtagacACAAAAAATATCATTCAAACAACATTAAAGTAATTGTTTGAATGAACCAAAATGGGTGGTGTCCTGGGACCTTATTGTTTAACTCGGCACCTATCATTATCAATGTTACAGACAGAAACACAGTATGTGTTGTCAGAATTGGATGTACTTTAGAGTGATTAAGATCACAGCTGGGGCCTGGGCATTTAAGGAACGAGGTTCCTTTGCCTctaaaaataaagtataataTAATGACAATAGTGATGGCCAAGAGGTCGAACGCGGTACACCGGTCTACAGCGAAGACGATTTTGGTAGCCCACGAGAGTTAAATAAACTGAACAGAATcatgaaaaatttttttttcactcttCTAAACTGTACCTTGCAGTAGACCGCAAGAAATATTTTCGAACATAAGTAGACCTTACAGGTCAAAAGTTTGGCCACGCCTGATGTATAATGTGCGTACCTAATCAGCTATTACAGTTCATATTACTTTGCAATCACAGTAAATGTATAGCTGGTATTCTTCATGAGATGTTTAAAAATTTCTTGAGAGCTGACGAAGCCCCGGTTAATCCTTAGAGTCCCCGGGCCCTGGCCCTGGGCATGTGCCCAGACTACCTGCCTGAAAGAGAGGCCTGATTCAGTTAGATAAACACAATTAATGTTTGCCAGAGAAACAAATAGTATACCTAGTGCTTGACTCAGTTGGTGCCTGAGGCATAAAAGCTTCACggaagggtgtttttgtgacagtAAAATGTCAGCAAGACTTCATatcttcagatttgtatgctctatcatgtcataatgtcaatgtcacccctgccGTGCCGCTCCCTAGCTTaacgctccgcacggccaatcggtatgaacttctagggaacGTTTTAGAATAATgtggtccggaggaaccgctccgctccctagcagttcatacagatcggctgtgcggagtgATCCGCACTGATTAAGTTAAGCGCTAGAAGAAATTGTACCGTTTTCACATATTGAAAGTCAACGAAACCATCAGTTACAGGTGGCAAACTTCCTGGCGCGCGCGCCCCAGGTGCACATGGCTGCCGAACGCGGCGTCACGTGGCacacgccgacgccgccgccgcacctCTACCACGTGCCGGCGCCTTCGCCCCCTGACCCTCTGCAGGTAAATGACACCTCTGCTCCCAATCCCACActccggtccgtgagcacgtagaattttgtccaatgacccctaactacccatccttatcgctcgcgcgtatttatattgctgttgcgactgtgcgactggcacccgcagtgagtgtgcgagcgcgatagcaacataattacgcgcgagcgataaggatgggtagcttggggtcattggacaaaattctacgtgctcacggaccagactataacaACTGCCTCATTTCaacgttgcgggtccaatgacaatttaactttctaacgggacaaacttgaccttcactggttgggtttttattggcgttcaagctgtaggtcctggctacgcaggagttgcagcggtgggcaTAGTCCCTgcctcatcatttcagccacaggacgtccactgctgaacataggtctcccccaatgatttctatatcgcccggttggtagcagcttacatccagcgccttcctaccttTATGAAATCGTTGGTCgaccttgtggatggatgtcAACAAATTGGACGTGGACGTCAAAGACGTGGCAATCCGTGGACATTGAAAAGACGTGGAAATCCGCGggtctttgtccagtagtggatgGAGTTTGGTTGAAATAAACAGATTCAACTATTATTAGTTGGACTGAACTGATCATAAGTATGTAATGGACTTAACCTAGATCCTCAATACCTTCCATCGATTGGCAAGCAAGTGGATCAAGCTCACCCTAACCAAGCTGTGAATGTAACCCAAGACTTTCAGGTCCTGCAACTTTCTAACCACAACTGCTAGGTTGAACAGAATGGGATCATGGGATGTctgttttaagtatttattgtacAACTGTACATATTCATTAACCAGTTGCCAAATTAGCAAATCATTTAACTTAGGACTAAGGTGAAAAGCTTGTACAAAATCTTAAACTCCTTTCACTATCACTCATATTCATTTTAGAACATCACTAAAATCCGTGTAATACATTATGCTAGGTCTGCCGATCTGTGGTCGCCGCCctagaacttttctgcctcaacGTCCATCAGTTCTATAAACTCTATGCCCTTCCCACTGccaccacagaataagtaatagtacaggtacagaaggattactccgcaagacgatttaaataaatgcgagtcttgctacgacgcgatacagtggaattcagctcgcacagcactacgtacctacaattttattcacctacaagttttgtctctttctatcgcgtgcctctgaactcttcttacgctattagggttgctgtctagtgaaaaaataattaatctacttatttgtaatgacctacgtatgtaggtatgtatgcattcattatggtaaaccttgggagaggcctttgtccagcagtggacgtcatttggctgaaacgaacgaacgcattctgagcagtagtaaaagtcatagtaggttaggttcctatactatcctaagaattattgattacctacatggccaacatacctttcagcatctttgggaagcgaaaaaaaaaagataaatccggtagattacttttcgaatttaaacacccgaacgccgcacaatatttctttctctttatttctatttttaaataatacttcgatcatagaattataatcatactacaacgcacgccagcgtcctgacgagcgcgcgcgtgacactcgactgatataatacccgccggcggggcgcttcgctgtaggtaattatcggatgtaccgcgcggagtgagccaggcctgctgcCACTTAGTTTGGCTATTCTACTGGCTATGTTgattactttggttctcctatggatctcttcatttctatTCGATCATGTAGAGAAACTTTGAGCATAGCATGCTCCATAACATTATAGATGGTTCTTGCTCCATTTTATCCATAGTGGAAGAGAGCTTCAAATATACCCGAAAATCCACAAGTAAAAGACTAGACCTTAAGCGACGTTTaaactagcaataaaacttgcagaagttaACTTCCGCAATCTGTCACTACTGTGTAAATCTTGCAGAAGTTTGCTTGCCACAGCTGTTTACACAGTGGTAAACAGCTTGCAGAAGTCAAGTTTTGTAAGTTTATTGCTAGTCTAAACCTCGCTTACAGCTTTGTATCTGGCGACCTACAAATTGAACTAAATGTGTGGCACAGAGCATACACTGTTCCTATTATTATGCCTTACTTAgtactgtttttttttgttctcttacttatagtccgatttttaattcgacggaattctgacagctgtcattttttgacaattcagatgtaataagccttttttgctttgaattattaataaataatatgaaatgaaatttcatgaactacaacttacaagaatgaactattgtttgttttgtgaattcaatgtacactaattactatgtacattttagagattaaatagaaaaaaaacgtgtttttaacacagtaaaacaacatattatcataaaagaaaatatgtattgatcatcaatcatcattatcgtcatcataatcaacttggattataaaattggcatcttgttaaattgaatattttatgaagctaagattttattaacaaaaggattttcataaaaaaggtttgtaacccatggattattggccagggagtccagtaatagaaaaataatttcccaattttttttgtaacttcaaaaatatgataataaaaattcaaataaccattttgaaatgatcaatacatttttaagccttagtttttcaagtgaaaccttaaattcaagaaaggattattttttaatttgtgaaaatgctctccattcttagtgggaatgtttctaTGTtagcaacacttctgaaatgtcaaaattccgtcgaattaaaaatcagagtttagttTATACACCAGATAGTTTGACATGCTCTTTGGTCATGCCATGTTGACCTCCATAATaattcataataaattatgtaggtataacatTAACATACATCATTTAAACACTgaaatatgtataattattttttcacaagACTGAAAAATCTTCGAGACACTTGATCATAAACATTTGCCCTGCCCCCATGGTAACCGATCTCAGGAACTGTTTAGTTCAGAGAGTCATTAACTATTTAGTAGACAAAGATTCTTCTTATTTCCTTTTTGCAGACTAGAATCCTATTTCAGCTAGTCATATCACGAGTAATAATAAACAtggtttacaaaattatttgggCTGATTCTAAATAACCACATGAGCCGCCGTCTGGAATAAAACATTATAGTGATTGTAATTAATGCTATAGTTGCTTAACCGCAGTTAGTTAGTCAAATCATAACATTACATGTATTTCGGAAACCTATCACAACTTATTTTTCCTTGGCAGCACACTAAAGTGCAAAGTACACTTCATAACTTTTATTACATGTGTTCTTTTGTATGGTTTCCATTTAATACACACAATCTATGTAAATAATGacttcataatcgtcatttattGATAGAATCTATAATTCAAGGATATGTGCATCCGTTGTCCTAAGATATTGGTTCACATGCGTACTAGAGCGTAACTTccctattttaaaatatacttattCGATATCGTTTCCTGTATTTGTCTTGGAAAATTGCTAAGGCCAATATGCATAAGTGAgtaccgatttggtatcggccgattctgcATATAAATTAGAattgggcccaactatcggccaactaaaagtctgtggtctgcgcctagtctaaaagATATGTAATCCTCAAATTCACTTTACTGCTGTCAAGTGTCAACGGTCAACCTTTAAGGCAGTACGAATGCCGAATAATATTGCAGCTTTGTATCTAGGCTTGCATCAAGAACCTGTTGTACCTATAAAGGGTTAACTCTCCCTTAATTTTACTGCTCCCCAACTAAAATTGGTGCAACAGGTGACGAGTACATCGCACATCGAGTATGCC
This window of the Ostrinia nubilalis chromosome 9, ilOstNubi1.1, whole genome shotgun sequence genome carries:
- the LOC135074906 gene encoding B9 domain-containing protein 1, which translates into the protein MKENGITKFLVSFSGQIEYVVFPAGVFDEQLYVHYEVVWGPDWDPVSGLASGTSQMACPGSDPEKVVFNMPIELVFSSTNVFGWPQLVITVRAQNAISGDSLHGYALVLMPPTAGARATTAPLLRPRAATVLGEWLSWMTGRRPELTDPKMLAGGKENYLLRTESYGSVVVALSMVSKDLRKLGYDNQPVCTAIKDT